One genomic region from Streptomyces sp. Li-HN-5-11 encodes:
- a CDS encoding endo alpha-1,4 polygalactosaminidase, which yields MSVMRVARVGAAAAVVALLAVAGCGTEGDTEGPSNATPGQNPPQASASHKPAPTAVRLPPPHVGFDYQIGGAYPPPRGVRVVSRDRTASPAPGLYNICYVNAFQAQPGDEKTWPADLLLRDNSGEVVIDQDWNEALLDIGTAAKRARVATRINQWIDDCAAKGFDAVEPDNYDSYTRSDNLLSARDATAFITLLSAHAHARHLAIGQKNTLDLAGQRGRTGLDFAVTEECGQYDECDAYAKAFDDHVVDVEYTDSGLRKALAGYGDRLSIVRRDRDVSTPDSPGYVRRTN from the coding sequence ATGTCCGTCATGCGTGTGGCCCGTGTCGGAGCGGCCGCCGCTGTGGTGGCCCTACTGGCGGTCGCCGGCTGCGGCACCGAGGGCGACACGGAGGGCCCTTCGAACGCGACTCCAGGGCAGAACCCGCCGCAGGCGTCCGCCTCGCACAAGCCGGCTCCTACAGCGGTCAGGCTCCCGCCCCCGCACGTCGGCTTCGACTACCAGATCGGGGGCGCCTATCCCCCGCCGCGCGGAGTCCGCGTCGTCAGCCGTGACCGTACGGCGTCCCCGGCGCCGGGCCTCTACAACATCTGTTACGTCAACGCCTTCCAGGCCCAGCCCGGCGACGAGAAGACCTGGCCCGCCGATCTGCTGCTGCGGGACAACAGCGGCGAGGTGGTCATCGACCAGGACTGGAACGAGGCGCTGCTCGACATCGGTACGGCGGCCAAGCGCGCCCGGGTGGCGACGCGGATCAACCAGTGGATCGACGACTGCGCCGCCAAGGGCTTCGACGCGGTCGAACCGGACAACTACGACAGCTACACCCGCTCCGACAACCTGCTGAGCGCCCGGGACGCCACCGCCTTCATCACCCTGCTGTCGGCCCACGCGCACGCCCGCCATCTGGCCATCGGCCAGAAGAACACCCTCGATCTGGCCGGGCAGCGCGGGAGGACCGGCCTCGACTTCGCCGTGACGGAGGAGTGCGGGCAGTACGACGAGTGTGACGCGTACGCGAAGGCCTTCGACGACCATGTCGTCGATGTCGAGTACACGGACAGCGGCCTGCGCAAAGCCCTCGCGGGCTACGGTGACCGGCTGAGCATCGTGCGCCGGGACCGGGACGTGTCCACGCCGGACAGCCCGGGCTATGTGCGAAGGACCAACTGA
- a CDS encoding serine/threonine-protein kinase, giving the protein MNTWTVPGYAESLELGSGASGRVVLAVHEETGIAVAVKYLSESLRTRPGFVHDFRAEARLLGGLGSPYVAGLYEYVEAPGGAAIVMELVDGVSLRTLLTRQGPLDLESALVVLKGSLLGLADAHRVGVVHRDYKPENVLVMPQGASKLVDFGIAADAGTSVGVAGTPSYMAPEQWTGAPASPAADVYAATATFFECLTGRTPYVGENVAELALQHLDAPVPAHEVPQAVRSLVLRGLAKTPGTRPTHAEAFVTELEEAAHAACGPDWEERGRRGLAALVALLPMLLPSARSERHTTTDTARTVLSRKPRPDWAEWRPGLPGILVSAGALLVALVLGHGLAPRADSAQQTARALATTAARPGAAAGAAAPSRPSPSQASTPSPGVPSSDPADTASGGPAPSVTVTATAPSPDPPAGGAPAGGSPTVSTTPTTTPTGTPAAPAVKDVTVTGLQQTGSSTGSATITVSTDGSGPISLTVAWYTGDTNGQLGTPDGASQTFERSGATQYTLTVDHTFQGTGCYWAVRAATTPASAGGEASQQLLTRRCEIQ; this is encoded by the coding sequence ATGAACACATGGACAGTGCCCGGATACGCCGAGTCGCTGGAGCTGGGGTCGGGGGCGAGCGGGCGCGTCGTGCTGGCCGTCCACGAGGAGACCGGTATCGCGGTCGCCGTGAAGTACCTCAGTGAGTCACTGCGCACCCGGCCGGGCTTCGTGCACGACTTCCGGGCGGAGGCGCGCCTGCTCGGCGGGCTGGGCAGCCCGTATGTCGCCGGGCTCTACGAGTACGTGGAGGCTCCCGGCGGCGCCGCCATCGTGATGGAACTGGTCGACGGCGTCTCCCTGCGCACCCTGCTGACCAGGCAGGGCCCGCTGGACCTCGAGTCCGCGCTCGTCGTCCTCAAGGGGTCACTGCTCGGACTGGCCGACGCGCACCGCGTGGGCGTGGTCCACCGCGACTACAAACCCGAGAACGTCCTGGTCATGCCGCAGGGCGCGTCGAAGCTGGTCGACTTCGGCATCGCGGCCGACGCGGGCACGAGCGTGGGCGTGGCCGGAACCCCCTCCTACATGGCTCCGGAACAGTGGACCGGAGCGCCCGCCTCGCCGGCCGCCGACGTGTACGCCGCCACGGCCACCTTCTTCGAATGCCTGACCGGCCGCACACCGTACGTGGGGGAGAACGTCGCCGAACTCGCGCTGCAGCACCTCGACGCACCCGTCCCGGCCCACGAGGTTCCGCAAGCGGTGAGGTCGCTGGTTCTGCGCGGCCTGGCCAAGACCCCCGGGACACGGCCGACGCACGCGGAGGCGTTCGTCACGGAACTGGAGGAGGCGGCCCACGCCGCCTGCGGGCCCGACTGGGAGGAACGGGGCCGCCGCGGGCTGGCCGCGCTCGTGGCGCTGCTGCCCATGCTGCTTCCCTCGGCCCGCAGCGAGCGGCACACCACCACCGACACGGCCCGTACGGTACTGAGCCGGAAACCACGCCCCGACTGGGCCGAGTGGCGGCCCGGTCTCCCCGGGATCCTCGTGTCGGCCGGGGCCCTGCTCGTCGCCCTGGTCCTCGGCCACGGCCTCGCGCCCCGGGCGGACTCCGCGCAGCAGACCGCGCGGGCCCTCGCCACCACCGCCGCGCGGCCCGGCGCCGCCGCGGGGGCCGCGGCACCCAGCAGACCGTCCCCGAGCCAGGCGTCCACCCCGTCGCCCGGCGTCCCGTCCTCAGACCCGGCGGACACCGCGTCCGGCGGTCCCGCGCCCTCCGTCACCGTGACCGCCACCGCCCCGTCCCCGGATCCGCCGGCCGGCGGCGCCCCGGCCGGCGGATCGCCGACCGTCTCCACCACCCCGACGACCACCCCGACCGGTACACCGGCCGCCCCCGCCGTCAAGGACGTCACGGTGACGGGCTTGCAGCAGACGGGCTCGTCGACAGGCTCGGCGACCATCACCGTCAGCACGGACGGCAGCGGGCCGATCTCCCTCACGGTGGCCTGGTACACGGGCGACACCAACGGGCAGCTCGGCACCCCGGACGGCGCGTCCCAGACCTTCGAGCGCAGCGGCGCCACCCAGTACACGCTCACCGTCGACCACACCTTCCAGGGCACCGGCTGCTACTGGGCGGTGCGGGCCGCGACCACTCCGGCGTCCGCCGGCGGCGAAGCCTCGCAGCAGCTTCTGACCAGGCGGTGCGAAATCCAATGA
- a CDS encoding MMPL family transporter — protein MPARSDTEKPISPPSTRPAGGLARLGGWCARHPALVVTAWLLILAAALAGRHAVAPAFSDQVSLPGTQSSTGADLLAAHSPGAGGSTGRVVFHGGSGTVTSDGSVSRSVSNLAHLPHATSASTPVVSADGRTAYTTVRFDVQAKTLGHDYARQLDRATRPAREAHHDVAYGGDLDQVTRQPADDRAAELVGVLAALLVLLLAFGSALAAVLPLGSALVAVGTAVGVVGIVAGTVSFATSAPTLATMIGLGVGIDYALFLTTRFRQDLIDGHDPVAAAARTTAASGRAVLVAAVTVIVAMLSLYACGLAFIGKLGFAASLAVVITALAAVTLVPAALSLTGRRIDRVALRRPVAETSGDRDGWHRYAAHVARHPWRYLAVGTAVLAVLALPALSMRLGHVDASADPAGSTSRTAYDLVADATGPGFGAGANAPLTLVIDLGADRSRASGLAQGLRHTLQSTPGVAAVTTPRPTPDGELLTATVTPVHGPQEEATTTLVTTLVDDTLPHALRGTTAHGYVTGTTAAQVDFRDTVRQRLPVIIATVLAAAFLLLMTVFRSLVIPAKAVLLNLATTAASYGVLTAVFQWGWGSGLLGLHEPVPVESYVPMMMFAIVFGLSMDYEIFLLSRIAEVWRAGAGNARSVGTGLATTGRVISSAALIMTAVFLSFATSPTVVVKMLALGLAVSVILDATIVRLVLVPSSMLLLGRANWWLPRRLDRCLPRLQA, from the coding sequence GTGCCCGCGCGATCCGACACCGAGAAACCGATATCGCCCCCTTCGACCCGGCCCGCCGGCGGCCTGGCCCGGCTCGGGGGCTGGTGCGCCCGCCATCCCGCGCTGGTGGTCACCGCCTGGCTGCTGATCCTGGCGGCGGCGCTGGCCGGCCGTCATGCCGTGGCCCCCGCGTTCAGCGACCAGGTGAGCCTGCCGGGCACGCAGTCCAGCACCGGCGCCGACCTGCTCGCGGCGCACTCCCCCGGTGCCGGCGGTTCCACCGGACGTGTCGTCTTCCACGGCGGCAGCGGGACGGTGACGTCCGACGGCTCCGTGAGCCGCTCGGTGTCGAACCTCGCGCACCTGCCCCACGCAACCTCCGCTTCCACGCCGGTGGTCAGCGCGGACGGACGCACCGCCTACACCACCGTGCGCTTCGACGTACAGGCAAAGACTCTCGGTCACGACTACGCCCGGCAGTTGGACCGGGCGACGCGGCCGGCCCGTGAGGCGCACCACGACGTCGCGTACGGCGGCGACCTCGACCAGGTCACCAGGCAGCCCGCCGACGACCGTGCCGCCGAACTCGTCGGTGTCCTCGCCGCCCTGCTCGTGCTGCTCCTCGCCTTCGGCAGCGCCCTCGCCGCGGTGCTGCCCCTGGGCTCCGCGTTGGTCGCGGTGGGCACCGCAGTGGGCGTGGTCGGCATCGTCGCCGGCACGGTGTCGTTCGCGACGTCCGCGCCGACCCTGGCCACCATGATCGGTCTCGGTGTCGGCATCGACTACGCCCTCTTCCTGACGACCCGGTTCCGGCAGGACCTGATCGACGGGCACGACCCGGTCGCCGCGGCCGCCCGCACCACGGCGGCCAGTGGCCGTGCCGTCCTGGTCGCCGCTGTCACCGTCATCGTGGCCATGCTCAGCCTCTATGCCTGTGGTCTCGCCTTCATCGGCAAGCTCGGCTTCGCGGCGTCCCTCGCCGTCGTGATCACCGCACTCGCCGCCGTGACACTCGTCCCCGCCGCTCTGAGCCTGACCGGCCGGCGCATCGACCGCGTGGCCCTTCGCCGGCCGGTCGCCGAAACCTCCGGCGACCGCGACGGATGGCACCGGTACGCGGCGCACGTCGCCCGGCACCCCTGGCGCTACCTCGCCGTCGGCACGGCGGTCCTGGCCGTGCTCGCTCTCCCCGCCCTCTCGATGCGCCTCGGCCACGTCGACGCGAGCGCCGACCCCGCCGGATCCACCAGCCGCACCGCCTACGACCTCGTCGCCGACGCGACCGGTCCCGGTTTCGGCGCCGGAGCCAACGCGCCCCTGACGCTGGTGATCGACCTGGGTGCCGACCGCTCACGGGCATCCGGCCTGGCTCAGGGTCTGCGGCACACCCTCCAGAGCACTCCCGGCGTCGCCGCCGTCACCACACCGCGTCCCACCCCGGACGGCGAGCTCCTCACCGCTACCGTGACCCCCGTCCACGGTCCCCAGGAGGAGGCCACGACCACCTTGGTGACCACGCTGGTCGACGACACCCTCCCCCATGCCCTCCGCGGCACGACCGCCCACGGATACGTCACGGGCACCACGGCCGCCCAGGTCGACTTCCGCGACACGGTCCGCCAGCGGCTGCCCGTCATCATCGCCACCGTGCTCGCCGCGGCCTTCCTCCTTCTGATGACCGTCTTCCGCAGTCTGGTCATCCCGGCCAAGGCGGTCCTGCTCAACCTGGCCACCACAGCGGCCAGTTACGGCGTTCTGACCGCCGTCTTCCAGTGGGGCTGGGGCAGCGGCCTCCTCGGCCTGCACGAGCCGGTGCCCGTCGAGTCGTACGTCCCGATGATGATGTTCGCCATCGTCTTCGGGCTGTCCATGGACTACGAGATCTTCCTGCTCTCCCGTATCGCCGAGGTCTGGCGCGCCGGCGCCGGCAACGCGCGCTCCGTCGGCACCGGGCTGGCCACGACCGGCCGCGTCATCTCCAGCGCCGCCCTCATCATGACCGCCGTCTTCCTGTCCTTCGCCACCTCACCCACCGTCGTCGTCAAGATGCTCGCCCTCGGCCTCGCCGTCAGCGTGATCCTCGACGCCACGATCGTCCGTCTCGTCCTCGTGCCCTCCAGCATGCTGCTCCTCGGCCGCGCCAACTGGTGGCTTCCGCGCCGGCTGGACCGGTGCCTTCCCCGGCTGCAGGCGTGA
- a CDS encoding VOC family protein, with product MTSRFTELVVDCHDPERLAAFWCAVLGFKVIDRSEGKVEIGSWEPTVEEVRTRQMPPTLVFIRVPEDKTVKNRLHLDVSPIDRSTDDEVARLLGLGAAKVDVGQGPGRSWVVMADPEGNEFDVMRTLAPSNSCGD from the coding sequence ATGACCAGCAGGTTCACTGAGTTGGTTGTCGACTGTCATGATCCGGAGCGACTCGCGGCCTTCTGGTGCGCTGTCCTGGGTTTCAAGGTGATCGACCGGAGCGAGGGCAAGGTCGAGATCGGCTCCTGGGAGCCGACCGTCGAAGAGGTCCGGACCCGCCAGATGCCGCCCACTCTGGTGTTCATCAGGGTGCCCGAGGACAAGACTGTGAAGAACCGGCTCCACCTCGACGTCAGCCCGATCGACCGCAGTACCGACGACGAGGTGGCCAGGCTACTCGGCCTCGGCGCCGCCAAGGTGGACGTGGGCCAGGGTCCCGGCCGGAGCTGGGTGGTCATGGCCGATCCCGAGGGCAACGAGTTCGATGTCATGCGCACCCTGGCACCATCCAACTCTTGCGGGGACTGA
- a CDS encoding TetR family transcriptional regulator has product MPTPHDSSPASGLRERKKDQTRRQLRGCAARLFAERGFADTTVADIAACANVSTRTFFRYFDSKEDLLLPDGVELFAAVEDALARRPVDEPPLDAVCGALLATAAPFQSSSLTALTHPLDGTEQLIAARLIQVFAEFEDRLTALVLDRLPEETPDADLYAAVVAGAALGTVRAVLRTRRSRRAAGADSQDALLPQAFQVLRRMGHSAP; this is encoded by the coding sequence GTGCCCACCCCCCATGACTCGTCGCCGGCCTCAGGACTGCGGGAACGCAAGAAGGACCAGACCCGCCGGCAGCTGCGCGGATGCGCCGCCCGGCTCTTCGCCGAACGCGGCTTCGCCGACACCACCGTCGCCGACATCGCCGCCTGCGCGAACGTGTCCACCCGCACGTTCTTCCGCTACTTCGACAGCAAGGAGGATCTCCTTCTGCCCGACGGCGTCGAACTCTTCGCCGCGGTCGAGGACGCCCTGGCGCGCCGGCCCGTCGACGAGCCGCCCCTCGACGCGGTGTGCGGCGCCCTGCTGGCTACGGCCGCCCCCTTTCAAAGCTCCAGCCTCACCGCCCTCACCCATCCCCTCGACGGAACCGAGCAGCTGATCGCCGCGCGGCTGATCCAGGTCTTCGCCGAGTTCGAGGACCGGCTCACCGCTCTGGTCCTCGACCGGCTGCCCGAGGAGACGCCGGATGCCGACCTGTATGCCGCGGTGGTCGCCGGCGCCGCTCTGGGAACCGTCCGCGCCGTCCTGCGCACCCGGCGCAGCCGCCGCGCCGCAGGCGCCGACAGTCAGGACGCCCTGCTCCCGCAGGCCTTCCAGGTGCTGCGCCGGATGGGCCACAGCGCTCCATGA